From the genome of Medicago truncatula cultivar Jemalong A17 chromosome 2, MtrunA17r5.0-ANR, whole genome shotgun sequence:
TGTGTTTTACAGCCTCGACACACCTCAAATAGTAAAACAAAATCTATCTTTAATTTCTagcctctttcttctctctctctctatttttcttaccctcttattcacaatttcattacaaCCCTTGAATCATAAGTACAAATATTCATATCTCTATCACAATCTATCTCTCTATATCATTGTcacattttttatattcatacATACATAAACATCTATCTAATATGCAAATGAATAGGAAATTGATGCAATGGAGTACACAAATTCTCATGACCCTTTTATTGATTCAAATCATTCATGTTCATAGCATGAACAACAATGAGGAAGATCATGAAGAGCATGAGAATATGGAGAAGATGAGTCTAGAACTTATCCATAGGCATGATTCAAGATTTCTTGGTGAGGTAGATCAAGTTGAAGCTATACAAGGGTTCATCAAAAGGGATATGAATAGAAGGGAAATGATGGATCAAAGAATAGCAATGAATGAAGGTTATAATAATAGAAGAAAAGacattgaaatgaaacaagattttgaattttcaatgCATTCAGGAAGAGATGTTGAAATTGGTGAATATTTTGTTGGTGTTACAGTTGGAACACCAGGTCAAAAGTTTTGGCTTATTGCTGATACAGGAAGTGAGTTAACATGGTTTAAATGTATGAAAAAGGTTCATCATAATCAccaacataaacataaacataataaacataaaggagggtcaaaaaaaaaatcaagaacaaaATCTCATACAACAACAAGAAGAAGGGCTCATTCTCATAATCCTTGTGATGATGCATTTTGTCCACATCGTTCTCATACATTTCATCAAATTTCTTGTGCATCTAAAATGTGCTTGGCTGAACTACCTTATTGTTTGTCTGATTGTCAAAGTCCTTCTGATCCATGCCTCTATGAAGTCaggtttgtttattttcttcctctttttgcTAGGTGTTTGAAATATTCAAAATTGTTTTGTGGGGGTGTTGGAAGTAGATTAATAGGATTGTTTTGGagaacaaaaaattagaatacatAGGCAAAAAAATTTCAGAGAGACAAACTTTTCAGAATACTAGTGTTAATTATTTGTttctaaatttaataattatttcatcgattttaattcaatatattcaaGGGTCATGCTTTGGATACACGTTAACATTTCTCTGTATTGAATTATAaggataatttaataaaaataaaattgagtgaaattaaagtttttgcTTTTTTCATGGAAACAAGTGTTGCTAAATGAATAGGGTGTGTGACAGAGAGAAAAGATTTTGGACCTCAAATTTACCTTCTCTTTTTTGTGGGAAAGGGAGATCACAAATTAAGACAGTTGGGGAGCAGCATGTAATTTATTGAACTATTTGGTCttatttgttaataaaaaaatcataatttttaaagtatatttatcGAGAAATGCTTACTTGTGTCTTTAGGgaaattttgtctaaaaaattgtttcaatttattttttataaattaaaaattaatattttataataaatatttaccaTTTAGAAAATTCTTAACTTGTGCCTAAAGACACAAGTTAGTATGAccttatttattgtttaaaagattTCTTTAACCTTCATTTAAAGTtctaaaatgatttataatttgAGTATGTgttaaaaattaagcatttcattgtaccaaaaaataaatataaaattaagcaTTTAATGGCATTACTCTGGCCAAAAGACATATCCAATGTTTTCAATTGGTTGGTTGGTTTATAAATTGTACCAAAATTAGTGTGCACTTAAGAGAGCAGAACATTGTCTAGTACGGCAACGTATTTAGAGTTCTGATAGGAGTAATGGTACATTGATAATAGACTGTTTATACCAATCAATAATCAATGTGTTTGattatagggttaaataagttttttgtccctataaatatagtgaattttaatttatttttttgataataatccctaaaaaattaatcataatgTTTTCATCCTCCCATATACtgacttatattatattttcgagacaaattttttctttgattccTTAAACTATGCTCATGAGAAATTTGGTAAGAGGACCTTTAAAAAAGTACTCCTCATACACATACATTACCACAAAAAGAGGACCCAGCAACCATTCTTTCCAGCATCCAACCATTGGTTATAAATGAGAATTAATGTTGGTAGGTAACATCACATGTCCCACATTTCTTCATTCAAGGCATTCAGGAACATCAGTCTCTTTGTTAAATCTGTGCCTGCAATTAGCCCAACCTTTTACCCTGTTCACCTTGACAACTATATCTGGATATCCTTTACCCCTTTCAAACTAAAAAGGACAATCCGGTGCattaaagctcccgcatacgcagggttcGGGAAGAGGTCCCACCATTTAGtatattgtacgcagccttaccatatttttttacacaagaggtcTGTTTTCAGGACTTAAACCTTTGACCTTTCaatcacatgacaacaactttaccagttgcgctAAAGTTACCCCTCCCTTACTCCTTTcaaactaaaattgaaaaaaaaaaaaaaatatatcaaaagttTGATAAATGAATTGGTACAAATTTTAATACATAGTTTTCATCTTCAGTACCTTAATACATGtctttaaatttcttatatttattttaggttttactAACCAGTGCTCTACGATTAATGTTCAATTATTGACTTATGTTATCTTTGACAGCTATGGTAGTGGAATATCATCTGCTGTGGGATTCTATGGCACtgacacaatatcaataaaccTAAGCAATAAAAAGATAGGAAAgcttcaaaatcaaacaattggATGTACACAATCAGTGATAAATAGTCCAGGTTTCCCATATGAAAATGTAGGTGGAATATTAGCCTTAGGCTTTAGACACCATTCATTTGTTGACAATGCTGGTCTAAAATTTGGTTCAAAATTTTCCTATTGTCTTGT
Proteins encoded in this window:
- the LOC25486882 gene encoding aspartic proteinase NANA, chloroplast, translated to MQMNRKLMQWSTQILMTLLLIQIIHVHSMNNNEEDHEEHENMEKMSLELIHRHDSRFLGEVDQVEAIQGFIKRDMNRREMMDQRIAMNEGYNNRRKDIEMKQDFEFSMHSGRDVEIGEYFVGVTVGTPGQKFWLIADTGSELTWFKCMKKVHHNHQHKHKHNKHKGGSKKKSRTKSHTTTRRRAHSHNPCDDAFCPHRSHTFHQISCASKMCLAELPYCLSDCQSPSDPCLYEVSYGSGISSAVGFYGTDTISINLSNKKIGKLQNQTIGCTQSVINSPGFPYENVGGILALGFRHHSFVDNAGLKFGSKFSYCLVDHLSHKNVSSYLTFGTAPKVKLLSEIKRTDMLLYQPFYGVNVTGISIDDQMLKIPPKVWDFDAGEGMIIDSGFTLTALVLEAYYPVVEALKKSLHNVNTINDPNNGGLEVCFDAEGFDESVMPKLVFHFGGGVRFEPPVKNYIIDAAPKTKCLGFLPINGTRNSIIGNIMQQNHLWEFDIYKNTIGFAPSPCH